Below is a genomic region from Fundulus heteroclitus isolate FHET01 chromosome 5, MU-UCD_Fhet_4.1, whole genome shotgun sequence.
gttgatggaccAATAGTTtaaagggaatgttacttccatcccaggtgacaaatgtgaatgatttaggttgattttacagtaaatattttacttattgttcctttaactttCTAAGTTCTTCAATGTTACTTTGCACAAGAAGTTTTTGGAAacctcattttgtttttaactttgactTACATCCCTTTGTTAGGCGTATAACATATAACATcaaatgcattttgtttcctccattGATTTTGGACATTTCACTACGTAattagcaataaaaacaaaaatgtgcctCTATGTAATTAAGAAAATTGTTAGGGTATGGTTTTATTTAACCATTCAATGGTTTATTCTCTACTGTGCTATATGTAACAGACATTGCAGATCTACACTGTAGATCTGCAATATTTTTACAAGGTTGTGCCACAAAATCTGAATTGtatttatgtctggactttgtctGGGCCACCCTGCTGTTTCTCAAAGGCTGAGTTGGTTTAGGAAGAAATCTCTAAGAGGGAAATCTTTATTTACAGCACTGTAGTGTAGTATATTTTGCTGAAGAATTAGCATAATAAAGAGCAACTATTATTTCCgaagacaaaataaatgtcCTTGGAAATAAATATGGAGCCCTCTGGTgacatggacagaaaaaaagttttacaagattttaagTCGTGACCACACGTTACTAATGTGTGGTAACGAAATAGATAAGATATATACTGCCTTCGGTTTAGCCTCCGGGCTTGACGTTCAGTAGAGGCGAGTGGATCCAGGGATGCAATGATTAACTGTACATCCTTCTTTTTCGCTAATTGacggtagaaaaaaaacactttttggtaACGTCTGGTATCAGAATTTATACCTAATTATACCGGATTAAGGCGgagaggtgggcggattttaccccgaTTGGTGCGCTGTGCGCGAGAAATAAAAAGTGGGAAAAATGCGAAAATAATGACTGTAAAGGGCTCatttagagggaagaggaggaatgaggggtctgagctgaagccactTATGTTagaagttccttaaaatgacccttaaaactGTGCACCCagattacatgtaacgtaattttgtacacctgaattcaagcgcaaggcagcacGCCTGTttataagaacgaaacttataaacagaataagtggtgttttagactgcatctggttagcagaactgtttacTGATCCAGTGTGCAGCCACGACTGGTTCTGAttgaaggctttatctggcagcagctctccccaCTTCCCTCCTGTGTACGTagtaccggcttactttcaccgctggttaagacaaaaaaatatttataactctgatcgctcttcctgctcctctgttaacacgaactgcaacAGGAATCACTGATgaccacaagctgtgaaagaagctgaaatagCTCCGAAGAAGGCagggtttagactgagctctgttgtgcgtgagcgtgtgaagtcagtgaaatgcatGTGTCACACGGCCAATGCTTGAAAGTTGAGAGCTCTGCCTATTACCATTTCGGTGTTTAATCTCAAGAGATCGCAGGATGTCATTATAGTTCATTccaaagttgaaataaaatgaaattaagtCTATGTTCTCCATGTATCTTGAATGTAGGCTACACCACCATAAAGGAGCTCCCTCACAAATAACTTGTGGCCACGTCTTAACATcttgtaaactttttttctgtccatgaCGGGCTCCGTAAATAAGAGTTATAACCAAGTCATAGTGAGACTAGTGACTTGGTTGTATGtcattttttgtgattttgttggcaattaaaaaagaaaaaaaaaagacaatttcatGAAAGAAGCTAAATTTTTTGCAAATTTGTGGCAGAGTTTTTTCTAATTAGCATCTGTGGCTTCTTTATTAAGTTAAAAATTAAGCTAAAGAGTCcccaaaaacagaaatcaataatttgttttaaaaaaacgtgTCCATATCAAAAACTCATATATTCTTGCACATTTTACCGGACAAAGGCATCTCTCTGTTGGTGAAGaataaaaggttatttttgcacacaaaacagcatcaccttttacATCCCCAAAACCGCAAAGGTTCCACTTTGAATGGTTTTACGTGTAAATTCATTTTGAAAGAGGAAGGACCTTAAACCCGCGACCAGAGAAGCATCTGTCTCAAGCTTTAGCACAAAGGGTTTTGCCTCCTGGTTGGTGTGGATGTGCGACACGCTCTGTGAACTGATGCTACACTGGAAATGTCGGGAGAAATGTGGATCTCGTGGAGAACATCTCTAGCTGTCGTCCTTACTTTCCTACAAATCCAAggtcagtttttatttctgcatttaagCTTATTTGCTCAGGATTTCAGACTTGAAGCTTTTTTCACTGAAACAGATTTATTCTTCTTAAAGGACTAATTGATTAATTGATATCAGCTACTCATTGaaattctctctcttttttagcTCTGAACTGTGAAAAATCCACAGTTGTCTCTGGCACTGAGGGTCATATGTTGGACTTCAGATGTGAATATCcagataaacagaaaaacaattcaaagtacttctgctgtttttatatcGAAGAGTCCTTTGCTCACCTCGTACATACTTCGAAACACAACGAGTGGACAAGAGAAGGACGAGTCTCGCTTTATGACAACACTACAGCAGGCTTTTTCATCGTCAAGGTGGATAAACTCTATTTGAACGACAGTGGGACATACTGGTGTGGTGCTGATGGCAACGATGATCGCTCCCGAAGGATATATCTGAATGTCTCCCGAGGTACAGTGCAAAGCATAGGTCACAACAGATTATTTGATCTTAAAATGTGCCTATTGCAGGTGACAACATCAAATGATCTTTTTGTCAGAAATTATAGTCTTGTAACATATTGCAGGTACATCTCAAAGAATTAGAATATACTGAAAcgctaacatttttaaaactagtTTCTGAAAGTGagacccatatatatatatatatatatatatatatatatatatatatatatatatatatatatatatatatttcaagccttttttcttgtaattttgatgactaTAGCCCCAGTTCCACCGGCTAAGAAAACGTTTcaggaatgtttttttcagGGCCACCCCAGGTTTCTCCGGCCCTGCTCAGGAGCAGGGTCAAACTGAGCGGACTCGAGGAAGTCCAGGAAAACTGAAGAGTgatgacattaatattaaggaccactatgaacTTGAGTGGATCAAATCGaaatatcattttattatttacaatcCTTGAACCacatctaaaagaaaaagagaaaagaaaaaggacacttcagctttctaagCCCATACGAACTGTATCAGATCTGTGGATTTACCACATGTACTGAGGTTCtttctcattttacacacactgaaagCTCTTAAGTTTGGCctctgaagtgtccatccatccacaatATATAGAAGGCAACGACTGTCTGCCTTTCTGACTCAGAGCAgccggggggtgggggtggctTTTGCAGAGGTGCCCGCTGAAAGGAGCTCATACTTGGGGAATGCCTGAAAGCTCTCCCCATTGACACAGCAGCCCGTGAGTCAGCGtgaaataaaaccaataaaaataatttcactgtggTTAAGAATCTTTTGCGCTATTAACATGTTCTCGTCACAACCgtcatggctgaggcaaaaaaatCTCATACAGCTGtcgaatttttttttctggagcaaGTACAGAGCTTGACGGATGTCATGAAAACCCTTCACAAGGGGGGtagggtaagccacaaaaggtcattgctgattGTATGTACTGGTGTATCCTAACGTATTCATAGAACGTTCAGTGGAGGGGAAACGCGTGGCTGCAAAAGGTGCACCAGCGTCAGGGGACAACCACAACCTTAAGATGATTGTCAAGCAAAATCCATTCAggctgaggctggagtcagcgCATCCAGAGCTCGTACTTACAGACAATCCCTCACATGGGCTGCAAGCATCTTACCTTGACTAAGGAGAAAAGGAACTGGATTTTTGCTCAGTGGTTTAAtgtcctgttttcagatgaaagttaattttgcaatttatttggaaatcaaggtccacTGTGAAGTTTCCACGACCAGTGATGGTCTGGTCCACGGTGGTTTCTAAggtccacagtcaatgcagccatctGCCAGGAAATTTTAGAGCACAAAATGCTTCCGTCTGTTGATAACCTGCATGGAgttgctgatttcattttccagcaggacctgTCACTTGCCTACACTACCAAAGGTACCGATATGCTGGTTCAAAGACCACGGGGTTACTGTGCTTTATTGGCTGGTAAACTCTCCTGACCTGAACCTCAGAGAATCTGAGCCGTCAAGATGAAGATGAGAAACACCAGACTCAAAAATGCATATAAACTGAAGGCTGCTATtggagcaacctgggcttccattacacctTAGCAGAACCAATGGCTGATTCCCTTTATGCCGTGATGCATTGGTGTAGTAATTCatgaaaaaaaggcaaagcaagtttatttaaaaagcactttttaaaaaacacttttcagtaacaagacaattcaaagtgctgtacataaacaaaacaaaacaaaaaaagaagagaggaaagaaaagcacaTTACATTAgaatagcagcagcaggtcagatacagtataagacatgttggactacaaa
It encodes:
- the LOC105929248 gene encoding CMRF35-like molecule 7, which produces MSGEMWISWRTSLAVVLTFLQIQALNCEKSTVVSGTEGHMLDFRCEYPDKQKNNSKYFCCFYIEESFAHLVHTSKHNEWTREGRVSLYDNTTAGFFIVKVDKLYLNDSGTYWCGADGNDDRSRRIYLNVSRENEIPASNTAGLVHNMILFAGVVLCR